AAGCACCCATGCACCCATATTATCTCATTTATATCCATGGAAAGTTTCAAGGGGAATACCAgtaccaacaaaaagaaacagtaactaacaaaatgaaactgaaatgcatttgaaaacCATAAAGAAACTAACCATAGCCTATATATTATGTTACATATTGTTCCGTTCCACAATCTAGTACAACGGTTTCGAACAATTATGCATCAATTTCACTAACGAAAAACTGCAACAATTCTTCAACCATCACATGTTCGTTTTGGAACAAGAAGAGTATCAGCGCGAGGGCATCGAGTGGACGTTCATTGATTTCGGCATGGATCTGCAAATGTGTATCGATCTGATCGAAAAGGTACAGACACGGCCATAACTATCTTGTCACAGCAGATAGCCCAAGCTGACCAACACCAAACCAACGACACATATGATTGCCCTAAGATGCACCTCAAAACTTATATCTAATCTAATGTAATCTGTTATTAACACTTTAGTCATAAGATCGCCTAAAGCTATAGCTAAACAAGCATCAACTCctaatgcatttgcattttagcGACAAAAATCTAACGACAACTAACGACGGGTAAGTTCTATGTACTAATTGTAGTACTGTCTAGTTCTAGTTTTAGTTCTAGTTCTAGTTGAGCGTCTTGTGGCTTCAAAAACTACTCgtataaacaacaacaacaaaaactcaacTATTTAATATCTACTTTATGTTCTTTGCGTGCTTGCCTACTAGAGAAACTTTTAATGCCGCTCCACTCGATCGATGAGGGTAAAACTAACTTGTGGATATTCTTGTGTTATTTTACCAACAGCCTATGGGTATCCTGTCCATCCTGGAGGAAGAGTCTATGTTCCCCAAGGCTACCGATCAGACCTTCTCGGAGAAGCTGACCAATACCCATTTGGGCAAGTCCGCTCCATTCCAGAAGCCAAAGCCCCCAAAGCCCGGCCAGCAGGCTGCCCACTTCGCCATTGGCCATTATGCCGGCTGTGTGTCCTACAACATCACCGGTTGGTTGGAGAAGAACAAGGATCCCCTCAACGACACTGTCGTCGATCAGTTCAAGAAGTCTCAGAACAAGCTGCTGATCGAAATCTTCGCCGATCATCCCGGACAGTCGGGCGGCGGTGAACAGGCCAAGGGTGGTCGTGGCAAGAAGGGCGGTGGCTTCGCTACCGTCTCCTCTGCCTACAAGGAGCAGCTGAACAGCTTGATGGCCATTCTGCGCTCGACCCAACCTCATTTCGTCCGTTGCATCATTCCCAACGAGATGAAGCAGCCTGGTCTCGTCGATGCTCACTTGGTCATGCACCAGCTGACTTGTAACGGTGTGCTTGAAGGTATCCGTATTTGCCGTAAGGGCTTCCCCAACAGGATGGTCTACCCCGACTTCAAGATGCGGTAAGTTCGCAACTCTCGCAACTCTAAACATTAAGCTACACTCTTATCTTACACTTAGACATATTTACTATAGTTTCAGTTAGTTTATAtctagcaaaaaaaaaacactttgacTTTGTATATACACTAGGGGACACCACTGTAGCTTACCTTGGACTGCTCTTAGCTTTAATCTATAATTAACTTGTAAATTATTCAACTATAGTTACATGATTCTGGCCCCAGCCATCATGACAGCCGAAAAGTTGGCCAAGAATGCGGCCGGCAAGTGTCTGGAAGCCGTCGGACTGGATCCCGATATGTATCGCATTGGTCACACCAAGGCACGCATACAACCTCCTATTAAATGTCCTCTATAAATGTCCTTGTATATCCAAGCCGAAGAATGTCCCACCATTCCAATTGTACCAATTACCTATCTCTGTATGTACCATGTACCATGTACCAGAAATGTTCCAgttgctccagctgcagttccagTGCTGTGCCCATGTTAGGTGTAGTCTTCGTAGTAGCACGATCTTATCTGTTATTTGTACATCTCAAATCAAAACCGAACATTCTACATTCCGACAGGTACCAAATTCTGAACCCACGCGGCATTAAGGATCTCGAAGATCCCAAGAAAGCCTCCAAGGTTCTGCTTGAGTCCACCGAGCTGAGCGATGACCTTTACCGTCTGGGTCATACCAAGGCATGAATAAGTTCCACCctctttaaattaaaacgcTTAATCTGGCcattttcaaatttgaaattcaacaaaaaacgaacactTATGAGTGGATGGCTCACAACTGTACTTGTATTTTCTGTGTAGTCAATAATCTTTTGATTTGCGGGTTGTGGCATATGCTCGAGAAACCTCTACGAGAGAGCAGTAAATGtcacacccaaaaaaacattacatatacacaccacacacgcacacacaaacacgccaAAGAGTGGACACAACTGTACCGATTGTGGGTGCATTTCTTTCAATTGATCTCTCACCGTATTACAGCTATCAAATTCTGAATCCAGCCGGCATTGTTGGCATCGAGGATGCCAAGAAGTGTGGCAGCATACTTTTGGAGTCCACCGGACTGGATCCCGATATGTACCGCATTGGACACACTAAGGCAGAGTCACATTCTGATCTATCCAAAATTATGCTcatgcatctctctctctctctttgaactatcttaaatatctttctgaGTTCCCCCGCTCCACAAACAAGTAGTTTTGATATTTCTATCTACTCCCCCCACACATGAGAAGCATCAACTGAACTTTACTCGTATGTCAAAGGCCACGTACAGAGGCTATACGAGTCTCAAATTACAACCAAACCCAGCACAGATTTCAGGCGTCCTTTAGGAAAACAGTCACAGAACTTTACTAGGGGCGCTACCTTCACTTTTGTTTGATCTCCCCACGATCCCTCAAACCTACACTAAACATAGATACACACCctacacactacacacacacagatacaaatgtaccACCCCCCAGCATGGGTTCGAAAGTTTATTCGTAGAGTTTTTACCCCAATTTTGAAGGATGATTTTTTGATACGATTTAAGATCAACTGTGAATAACCATAGAATATAAGCTAGACATACTAACCCCCCAACTAGTTATCTATACACTGTagcatttgatttgaatgttttgattgattgacttcATCATGAACATATGCAGCTACCAAATCCTGAACCCCAAGGGTATCAAGGGTATTGAGGATCCCAAGAAATGCACGAAGATCCTCATCGAATCGACCGAATTGGCCGACGATCAATACCGTCTGGGTAACACAAAGGCACGCACAACCAAACTATTCTCTACACAACTCTCAAAATACTTCAAAAACATGCACTTTTGTCTATGGCTCTGATAACTGAtgaccagacacacacattacacaacaacacacacacacttgcaccccataaacacacaacacacacacacgcagaatCGAACCTGGTTTTGGGGTGTacaaaaaccaagcaaaaaGCTTAGAGTACTCTCTGAACCAGGCATGATTCTGTGTGCGCATGTCCTTCTCAGTATCTATACTTTCTCTTTCACTGATTGTGGCCTGAATATAGTATATAAGAAATAAGGATACATCCCCACCCAGAACACTTCTGAAACCTTTACAAAAAAGGACACAGAACACATATCCCATACCTAGATCCATCTCCCCATCGATTGGTGTTAGATTTGACTCTACTTTACCCTAGTCTGTAGTTAATGAACCTAATCCAATTCTAAATCCAAATTTAGTTAGTATTTATGCACCAATATTAACCAATTCGTTTGATACATAATAATACAACCATTAAAACTACAACAAACTCCATACAGCTACAAGATCATGTGCCCCAAGCAATTGCAGGGCGTTGACAAAGACAAAAAGGCCACTGATATAATCATTAAATTTATCGATCTGCCAGAAGATCAATACCGTTTGGGTAACACAAAGGTATATGCCAGACAATAtatctcacacacacaaacacaaaaacatcCTGTGCACGCTTTTACCTTCTGGACTCATCCCTTTGCCAGCCTATCCCCGAGCCAACCCCGGACAAATGCCGGCTGCTAGTACACAGCTCTGGTCCAGGTCTGTTGGCTTTGGGTGTGGCCTGGTCTAGGGCTCTGATCTAGAGGTCACACACATGCCTCTGAGTGTCTTCAACTGCAATCCGTGTTCACATCTGCATCCGTGTCATCATCTGCATCAATGTTTAATAACCTCATCTATGCATCTCTTTACTAAGATCTCTATAAATGTTATGTGTTGTTTGTCTTGTTCTTGTCTTGTTCTTGtcgtttttcctgttttcctGTATACgttgtgttgttgttcaaACCATCCATCCTCTATCTATCCCAGTTCAACCTGTCCAAAAGTGTTTTTGAAGAATCGCttaagcaaaaagaaaaaaaactctGCTTAGTGCACGCGCTCTTCGAGTGTTTGAATGAACTGGAAAACTAACCTATTATCTTCCCCTTGCCCATAAACTCCCATTGACCATATAATAGGTGTTCTTCCGCGCCGGTGTCCTGGGTCAGATGGAGGAGTTCCGTGATGAGCGTCTGGGCAAGATCATGTCCTGGATGCAGGCATGGGCTCGTGGTTACCTGTCCCGCAAGGGCTTCAAGAAGCTCCAGGAACAGCGCGTCGCCCTCAAGGTTGTCCAGCGCAATCTGCGCAAGTACCTGCAGCTCCGTACCTGGCCATGGTACAAACTGTGGCAGAAGGTCAAGCCCCTCCTCAACGTCAGCCGTATCGAGGATGAGATTGCCGTGAgtattacaacaaaaaatgtctaAAGATCCTCATAGCTGCTGTGGTTCGACTGCCGTACAATatggcttggcttttgtttgtgaaCTTGGCCAAAACAGTTGCCAGTGACAATCATGTGGCGAGTCAGAGTAGCCCTGGCATGTCCATTCCATTCGGTAGGTAgtcctcccctctctctctctctcgctcattGTCTGGGGTAATTGGATgagtcgcagcagctgcacacaCGTCAAATCATCATTTGCGAATCTTATTTTAGCCAATCgccataaacattttaagtTTGTTATGCCGAGGCAAAATTCTTGTGCTTAATTAAGCGCACAAAACTTAATACCTGCAGCACGGACATGcaacaagcagccagcagccagcaaccagccacCCACTCACAGCTGCCCGAACATATCGATCGATACGATCTGATTCCCATTGCTGTTCGGTTCAACCAAAAATAGATGCTGTCCTAATCTAGGCACTTTAGCGAGCAAGTTTCGCTGGAATCTAACAAATGCCCTGccgtacatacgtacatacatttaatgtacataatatgtaccGTTCATGTACAGAATTATGAATTGCAAAATGTGTTCTATTCTTGGCCCTGCCACATAGCTCagttctgtttttttcttttaaagaGCCACAATTAGTTTGCCAATTAGCTtgctaattaaataataaaaaatgccAAGAGCCTAGCGCCAAGTATAGTTCCCGATCATGATCACGATGAGTAATTATGTACAGAGCATACATAGATGAGAATTTGTATACAATCTGCTGGTCTGATTGTATATATAGATACGGGAGTGGGTTGGGAGATGCTGTACACCTGCTGGCCCGCCGCACAAGTGCGAATTGATAGGCCCCAGAGGCTAGCAATTTCTGAATTATGATGGCCACgattacacaaacacatacacacacatggcatgccacgccatgccacgccatgccataccatgccacacagtggcagctgctgctgctgctgctctgcttgaGCTCTTGGGGTATGCGTGCGTTGGGGCGTTTTGGCTAATTTTATAGCCAAGTGGCCCAGTGCATTCGTGGCAGCCATTCCAGTTGTATTTGACCAGTCGCCGTCGCGGTAACGCGTaccacaaaaacgaaaccccCTGAAACGAAGCGAAGCATAAGCCAAGTGCCCACAGTCTCTGTAGTCTCTAAAGTGAATCTCTAGCAATGGCCGATGAAAAGAAGAccaagaaaacgaaaaagtcCAGCGAAGCCACCACACCCAGTGCCAGTGAGgagccagctgcagcagctgcagaagcggCTCCTCCCACAGAAAATCccgaagcagcggcagctgctcctgctcctgccccggCAGAAGCCACGCCAGTCGAACCACCAGCACAGCCAGAGGCTGCCATAGCCAGTGATAGTGGAAATGCCCCAACTAATCCCAAAAATGCCTCTAATGACTTGCAGCGTCTGGAGGAGAAGGCCAAGAAGGCTGAGGAACTGCACGCCGCTGAAGTGAAGGTGCgcaaggagctggaggtgcTCAACGCCAAGCTGTTGGCCGAGAAGACCGCCCTGCTGGACTCCCTGTCCGGCGAGAAGGGTGCCCTGCAGGACTACCAGGAGCGCAACTCCAAGCTGCAGGCCCAGAAGAACGACCTCGAGAACCAGCTGCGCGTAAGTACCATCCACCTTAGCCACCATCCATTGATGGCATCAATccaaaaagcacaaaactgCAAACCCAAATCGATCATGTCAAATCGAGCGTGAAAATTGCTCTCGACTATTTCGAGGCAATTGCGCAAATTGCTAAAATTGGAATGGGCCAATCATCACagccataatttatgcaccCGCTAATCCAATATACTCTTTCGCTCGATCTCTCTGTGTAGGACATCCAAGAGCGCCTGACTCAGGAGGAAGATGCCCGCAACCAGCTGTtccagcagaagaagaaggccGATCAGGAGATCTCTGGCCTGAAGAAGGACATCGAGGATCTGGAGCTGAACATCCAGAAGGCCGAGCAGGACAAGGCCACCAAGGATCACCAGATCCGCAACTTGAACGACGAGATCGCCCACCAGGATGAGCTCATCAACAAGCTGAACAAGGAGAAGAAGATGCAGGGCGAGACCAACCAGAAGACCGGTGAGGAGCTGCAGTCCGCCGAGGACAAGATCAACCACTTGAACAAGGTTAAGGCCAAGCTCGAGCAGACCCTCGATGAGCTCGAGGACTCGCTGGAGCGCGAGAAGAAGGTCCGCGGCGATGTGGAGAAGGGCAAGCGCAAGGTTGAGGGAGACCTCAAGCTCACCCAGGAGGCTGTCTCCGATCTGGAGCGCAACAAGAAGGAGCTCGAGCAGACGATCCAGCGCAAGGACAAGGAACTGTCCTCCATCACCGCCAAGCTGGAAGATGAGCAGGTCGTCGTTGGCAAGCACCAGCGCCAgatcaaggagctgcaggcccgcatcgaggagctggaggaggaggtcgAGGCCGAGCGTCAGGCCCGCGCCAAGGCTGAGAAGCAGCGCGCCGATCTTGCCCGCGAACTCGAGGAATTGGGCGAGCGTCTGGAGGAGGCTGGCGGTGCCACCTCTGCCCAGATTGAGCTCAACAAGAAGCGCGAGGCCGAGCTCAGCAAGCTCCGTCGCGATCTTGAGGAGGCCAACATCCAGCACGAGTCCACCCTGGCTAACCTGCGCAAGAAGCACAACGATGCCGTTGCCGAGATGGCCGAACAGGTCGATCAGCTCAACAAGCTGAAGGCTAAGTAAGTACCGATTAAAGATCTCCTCGAATTTCGCCAGCTTTTTTCAGGTGCAACCAATGAGACAGAGACTCGCGACTCGAGACTCGAGACTCGTCCTTAACTTCAATTgatctctcgctctttttATCACATTGCTATCTAGGGCCGAGCACGATCGCCAGACTTGCCACAACGAGTTGAATCAGACTCGTACCGCCTGCGATCAGTTGGGTCGCGATAAGGTAATATGTCGCGATCACAAGCATCCAATCCGCACCAAAGATTGGGTGCCTTGTGCTCCACACATATCTGAATACGAGTACACATCACTGAAAACTGTACACTGAACACCAAGCATGTTCCAACCAAAAGCTCCACACAACTACGTACAAGAAACAACGTCTGTGTGATCCACTATGTCTCTGTCTATGTATAACAAACGATAAAGAAAAGGTCTCTCAATAGGATGCGAATTTGGACAACGATCAATTTGCAGCTCGCTCGCTTCtcgcctctgctctgctctacttTCTATTTTGTATATCCCCCCACACACTCagaacaaaaactaacacGTGCAAAACCATTTTGTGTCTACTCTATCTATCTGTTTAAACCAGGGCTGAGAAGGAGAAGAACGAGTACTACGGCCAGTTGAACGATCTGCGCTCCGGTGTTGACCACATTACCAACGAGAAGGTATTCAAATTGATTCATTCctttgctcgctctctcatcGATTTGCCGCTGTAAATTAAATGCTGAAagttctatatttttttttgccacgaAAACTTGTGTATAGTCAACGAAGAACCCCTGTAAAAGTACCACTAAAACGACCCACAAAACCGAAAGTAATCTGCCCGCTTGACTTACTAAAACCAATCCTTGTACAGAACAACCTTACACGAAAACCAAAGTGCACACCACTCAAGACAAAAGAGAAAACCCACCCATGCCCGAGACTAAATCCCCAAATTTGTTGAACCTTTGAACAGGCTGCCCAGGAGAAGATcgccaagcagctgcagcacaccCTCAACGAGGTGCAGTCCAAATTGGATGAGACCAACAGGACCCTCAACGACTTCGATGCCAGCAAGAAGAAGCTGTCCATTGAGAACTCCGACCTGCTCCGCCAGTTGGAGGAGGCCGAGTCCCAGGTGTCTCAGCTGTCCAAGATCAAGATCTCCCTGACCACCCAGCTGGAGGATACCAAGCGTCTCGCCGACGAGGAGTCCCGCGAGCGTGCCACCCTTCTGGGCAAGTTCCGCAACCTGGAGCACGACCTCGACAACCTGCGCGAACAGGTTGAGGAGGAGGCCGAGGGCAAGGCTGATCTGCAGCGTCAATTGAGCAAGGCCAACGCCGAGTCCCAGATCTGGCGCAGCAAGTACGAGTCCGATGGCGTTGCCCGCTctgaggagctggaggaggccaagCGCAAGCTGCAGGCCCGTCTCGCCGAGGCTGAGGAGACCATCGAGTCCCTTAACCAGAAGTGCATTGGCCTGGAGAAGACCAAGCAGCGTCTGTCCACCGAAGTCGAGGATCTCCAGCTGGAGGTCGATCGTGCCAACGCCATTGCCAATGCCGccgagaagaagcagaaggcaTTCGACAAGATCATCGGCGAGTGGAAGCTCAAGGTCGACGATTTGGCCGCTGAGCTGGATGCCTCCCAGAAGGAGTGCCGCAACTACTCCACCGAACTGTTCCGTCTGAAGGGTGCCTACGAGGAGggccaggagcagctggaggctgTGCGTCGTGAGAACAAGAACTTGGCTGATGAGGTCAAGGATCTGCTCGACCAGATCGGTGAGGGTGGCCGCAACATCCATGAGATCGAGAAGGCACGCAAGCGCCTGGAAGCCGAGAAGGATGAGCTCCAGGCCGCTTTGGAGGAGGCTGAGGCCGCCctcgagcaggaggagaacaAGGTGCTGCGCGCTCAGCTGGAGCTGTCCCAGGTCCGCCAGGAGATCGATCGCCGCATCCAGGAGAAGGAAGAGGAATTCGAGAACACCCGCAAGAACCACCAGCGCGCCTTGGACTCCATGCAAGCCTCCCTCGAGGCTGAGGCCAAGGGCAAGGCTGAGGCCCTGCGCATGAAGAAGAAGCTGGAGGCTGACATTAACGAGCTGGAGATTGCTCTGGATCATGCCAACAAGGTGGGTTCCACattaaatctctctctctctttgaaaTTTTACTTATCCATTCCGATTATTTCGCTCTCCTTTGCAGGCTAACGCCGAGGCCCAGAAGAACATCAAGCGTTACCAGCAACAGCTGAAGGACATCCAGACCGCCcttgaggaggagcagcgcgCCCGTGACGATGCCCGTGAACAGCTGGGTATCTCTGAGCGTCGTGCCAACGCTCTCCAGAACGAGCTGGAGGAGTCTCGCACTCTGCTGGAACAGGCCGATCGCGGCCGTCGCCAGgccgagcaggagctggccgaTGCCCACGAACAGCTGAACGAGGTGTCCGCCCAGAACGCCTCCATCTCCGCTGCCAAGAGGAAGCTCGAGTCTGAGCTGCAGACCCTGCACTCTGACCTGGATGAGCTCCTGAACGAGGCCAAGAACTCCGAGGAGAAGGCCAAGAAGGCAATGGTTGATGCCGCCCGCCTGGCCGATGAGCTGCGCGCTGAGCAGGATCATGCCCAGACCCAGGAGAAATTGAGGAAGGCCCTTGAGCAGCAGATCAAGGAACTGCAGGTCCGTCTGGATGAGGCTGAGGCCAATGCCCTTAAGGGCGGCAAGAAGGCCATCCAGAAGCTGGAGCAGCGCGTCCGCGAGCTCGAGAACGAGCTGGACGGTGAGCAGAGGAGACACGCCGATGCCCAGAAGAACTTGCGCAAGAGCGAGCGCCGCATCAAGGAGCTGAGCTTCCAGTCCGAGGAGGACCGCAAGAACCACGAGCGCATGCAGGA
The sequence above is a segment of the Drosophila subobscura isolate 14011-0131.10 chromosome U, UCBerk_Dsub_1.0, whole genome shotgun sequence genome. Coding sequences within it:
- the LOC117902575 gene encoding myosin heavy chain, muscle isoform X19 is translated as MPKPAPNQEDEDPTPYLFVSLEQRRIDQSKPYDSKKSCWVPDEKEGYLLGEIKATKGDIVSVGLPGGESRDFKKDQLQQVNPPKYEKAEDMSNLTYLNDASVLHNLRQRYYHKLIYTYSGLFCVAINPYKRYPVYTNRCAKMYRGKRRNEVPPHIFAISDGAYVDMLTNHVNQSMLITGESGAGKTENTKKVIAYFATVGASTKKEDPEAKKKGSLEDQVVQTNPVLEAFGNAKTVRNDNSSRFGKFIRIHFGPTGKLAGADIETYLLEKARVISQQSLERSYHIFYQIMSGSVAGVKDMCFLSDNIYDYFNVSQGKVTVPSIDDGEEFQMADQAFDILGFTKEEKENVYRITAAVMHMGGMKFKQRGREEQAEQDGEEEGGRVSKLFGCDPAELYKNLLKPRIKVGNEFVTQGRNVQQVSNSIGALCKGVFDRLFKWLVKKCNETLDTKQKRQHFIGVLDIAGFEIFDYNGFEQLCINFTNEKLQQFFNHHMFVLEQEEYKREGIDWAFIDFGMDLLACIDLIEKPMGILSILEEESMFPKATDQTFSEKLTNTHLGKSAPFQKPKPPKPGQQAAHFAIGHYAGCVSYNITGWLEKNKDPLNDTVVDQFKKSQNKLLIEIFADHPGQSGGGEQAKGGRGKKGGGFATVSSAYKEQLNSLMAILRSTQPHFVRCIIPNEMKQPGLVDAHLVMHQLTCNGVLEGIRICRKGFPNRMVYPDFKMRYKIMCPKQLQGVDKDKKATDIIIKFIDLPEDQYRLGNTKVFFRAGVLGQMEEFRDERLGKIMSWMQAWARGYLSRKGFKKLQEQRVALKVVQRNLRKYLQLRTWPWYKLWQKVKPLLNVSRIEDEIARLEEKAKKAEELHAAEVKVRKELEVLNAKLLAEKTALLDSLSGEKGALQDYQERNSKLQAQKNDLENQLRDIQERLTQEEDARNQLFQQKKKADQEISGLKKDIEDLELNIQKAEQDKATKDHQIRNLNDEIAHQDELINKLNKEKKMQGETNQKTGEELQSAEDKINHLNKVKAKLEQTLDELEDSLEREKKVRGDVEKGKRKVEGDLKLTQEAVSDLERNKKELEQTIQRKDKELSSITAKLEDEQVVVGKHQRQIKELQARIEELEEEVEAERQARAKAEKQRADLARELEELGERLEEAGGATSAQIELNKKREAELSKLRRDLEEANIQHESTLANLRKKHNDAVAEMAEQVDQLNKLKAKAEKEKNEYYGQLNDLRSGVDHITNEKAAQEKIAKQLQHTLNEVQSKLDETNRTLNDFDASKKKLSIENSDLLRQLEEAESQVSQLSKIKISLTTQLEDTKRLADEESRERATLLGKFRNLEHDLDNLREQVEEEAEGKADLQRQLSKANAESQIWRSKYESDGVARSEELEEAKRKLQARLAEAEETIESLNQKCIGLEKTKQRLSTEVEDLQLEVDRANAIANAAEKKQKAFDKIIGEWKLKVDDLAAELDASQKECRNYSTELFRLKGAYEEGQEQLEAVRRENKNLADEVKDLLDQIGEGGRNIHEIEKARKRLEAEKDELQAALEEAEAALEQEENKVLRAQLELSQVRQEIDRRIQEKEEEFENTRKNHQRALDSMQASLEAEAKGKAEALRMKKKLEADINELEIALDHANKANAEAQKNIKRYQQQLKDIQTALEEEQRARDDAREQLGISERRANALQNELEESRTLLEQADRGRRQAEQELADAHEQLNEVSAQNASISAAKRKLESELQTLHSDLDELLNEAKNSEEKAKKAMVDAARLADELRAEQDHAQTQEKLRKALEQQIKELQVRLDEAEANALKGGKKAIQKLEQRVRELENELDGEQRRHADAQKNLRKSERRIKELSFQSEEDRKNHERMQDLVDKLQQKIKTYKRQIEEAEEIAALNLAKFRKAQQELEEAEERADLAEQAISKFRAKGRAGSVGRGASPAPRATSVRPQFDGLAFPPRFDLNPENEF
- the LOC117902575 gene encoding myosin heavy chain, muscle isoform X21 produces the protein MPKPAPNQEDEDPTPYLFVSLEQRRIDQSKPYDSKKSCWVPDEKEGYLLGEIKATKGDIVSVGLPGGESRDFKKDQLQQVNPPKYEKAEDMSNLTYLNDASVLHNLRQRYYHKLIYTYSGLFCVAINPYKRYPVYTNRCAKMYRGKRRNEVPPHIFAISDGAYVDMLTNHVNQSMLITGESGAGKTENTKKVIAYFATVGASTKKEDPEAKKKGSLEDQVVQTNPVLEAFGNAKTVRNDNSSRFGKFIRIHFGPTGKLAGADIETYLLEKARVISQQSLERSYHIFYQIMSGSVAGVKDICLLSENIYDYHIVSQGKVTVASIDDSEEFNLTDQAFDILGFTKEEKENVYRITAAVMHMGGMKFKQRGREEQAEQDGEEEGGRVSKLFGCDPAELYKNLLKPRIKVGNEFVTQGRNVQQVSNSIGALCKGVFDRLFKWLVKKCNETLDTKQKRQHFIGVLDIAGFEIFDYNGFEQLCINFTNEKLQQFFNHHMFVLEQEEYKREGIDWAFIDFGMDLLACIDLIEKPMGILSILEEESMFPKATDQTFSEKLTNTHLGKSAPFQKPKPPKPGQQAAHFAIGHYAGCVSYNITGWLEKNKDPLNDTVVDQFKKSQNKLLIEIFADHPGQSGGGEQAKGGRGKKGGGFATVSSAYKEQLNSLMAILRSTQPHFVRCIIPNEMKQPGLVDAHLVMHQLTCNGVLEGIRICRKGFPNRMVYPDFKMRYQILNPKGIKGIEDPKKCTKILIESTELADDQYRLGNTKVFFRAGVLGQMEEFRDERLGKIMSWMQAWARGYLSRKGFKKLQEQRVALKVVQRNLRKYLQLRTWPWYKLWQKVKPLLNVSRIEDEIARLEEKAKKAEELHAAEVKVRKELEVLNAKLLAEKTALLDSLSGEKGALQDYQERNSKLQAQKNDLENQLRDIQERLTQEEDARNQLFQQKKKADQEISGLKKDIEDLELNIQKAEQDKATKDHQIRNLNDEIAHQDELINKLNKEKKMQGETNQKTGEELQSAEDKINHLNKVKAKLEQTLDELEDSLEREKKVRGDVEKGKRKVEGDLKLTQEAVSDLERNKKELEQTIQRKDKELSSITAKLEDEQVVVGKHQRQIKELQARIEELEEEVEAERQARAKAEKQRADLARELEELGERLEEAGGATSAQIELNKKREAELSKLRRDLEEANIQHESTLANLRKKHNDAVAEMAEQVDQLNKLKAKAEKEKNEYYGQLNDLRSGVDHITNEKAAQEKIAKQLQHTLNEVQSKLDETNRTLNDFDASKKKLSIENSDLLRQLEEAESQVSQLSKIKISLTTQLEDTKRLADEESRERATLLGKFRNLEHDLDNLREQVEEEAEGKADLQRQLSKANAESQIWRSKYESDGVARSEELEEAKRKLQARLAEAEETIESLNQKCIGLEKTKQRLSTEVEDLQLEVDRANAIANAAEKKQKAFDKIIGEWKLKVDDLAAELDASQKECRNYSTELFRLKGAYEEGQEQLEAVRRENKNLADEVKDLLDQIGEGGRNIHEIEKARKRLEAEKDELQAALEEAEAALEQEENKVLRAQLELSQVRQEIDRRIQEKEEEFENTRKNHQRALDSMQASLEAEAKGKAEALRMKKKLEADINELEIALDHANKANAEAQKNIKRYQQQLKDIQTALEEEQRARDDAREQLGISERRANALQNELEESRTLLEQADRGRRQAEQELADAHEQLNEVSAQNASISAAKRKLESELQTLHSDLDELLNEAKNSEEKAKKAMVDAARLADELRAEQDHAQTQEKLRKALEQQIKELQVRLDEAEANALKGGKKAIQKLEQRVRELENELDGEQRRHADAQKNLRKSERRIKELSFQSEEDRKNHERMQDLVDKLQQKIKTYKRQIEEAEEIAALNLAKFRKAQQELEEAEERADLAEQAISKFRAKGRAGSVGRGASPAPRATSVRPQFDGLAFPPRFDLNPENEF